In one Streptomyces venezuelae genomic region, the following are encoded:
- a CDS encoding FAD-binding and (Fe-S)-binding domain-containing protein, with the protein MSDLDGGNDGDLGGGSDGGLGGGSDGDLRGGLGRDLRAAVRGDVDTSVTARALHTMDASNYRRVPAAVVAPRDGDDVAAVLGACRERGVPVVARGAGTSIAGQATGVGVVLDFTRHMNRIVSLDPEARTAVVQPGVVLDDLRAAAARHGLTFGPDPSTHSRCTLGGMIGNNSCGSHSVAWGTTADNVAALTVLDGTGTRRRLARGWDGAPEGLRPLVDGDLALLRTGYPELPRRISGYALDALLPENGTDLARAFCGSEGTLGVLTEADVRLVEAPRARALTVLGYADESAAAEAAAGLLPYGPLTVEGMAADLVREPAQRNGLPRGGAWLFVETGGASPAEARARAETIVRAADALDASVVDDPAGQRALWRVREDASGTATRMPDGGGEAWPGWEDCAVPPARLGAYLRDFRSLLADHDLRGTPYGHFGDGCIHVRIDFDLLSREGVARFRTFSEDLAELVVAHGGSLSGEHGDGQARAELLPKMYGPGLVSLFERVKDVWDPAGLLNPGMLVRPAPLDADLRFAPLPREPVDVVFGYPHDGGDFSAAVRRCVGVAKCRTSTPGSPTAVMCPSFRVTGEEEHSTRGRARLLHEMLAGEVVTDGWRSTEVKDALDLCLSCKGCRSDCPVGVDMATYKAEFLHHHYEGRRRPAAHYTMGRLPRWLRVVAATRTAGVVNALARVRPLAALGKRIGGIAAERDVPEVAPQTFRRWWGRRARATAAVSAGRPDVVLWPDTFTDHLSPSVGRAAVAVFEDAGLAVAVPPRGVCCGLTYVSTGQLDRARAVLRGTLDRMEPLLDAGTPVVVLEPSCAAALRTDLAELLGDDPRAGRLAASVRTFAQAVEELAPRWQPPRIDRAAVGQTHCHQHAVLGDAAERRLRTKAGLTGELTGGCCGLAGNFGFERGHYDVSKACAEEQLLPAVTAAGTEAVVLADGFSCRTQLEQLAGVRGRHLAEVLAEAIAARATTASRDQSPGDR; encoded by the coding sequence ATGAGCGATCTCGACGGCGGCAACGACGGTGACCTCGGCGGTGGCAGCGACGGCGGTCTCGGTGGTGGCAGCGACGGTGACCTCCGCGGTGGGCTCGGCAGAGATCTGCGGGCCGCCGTCCGCGGTGACGTGGATACCTCCGTCACCGCACGCGCCCTCCACACCATGGACGCCTCCAACTACCGCCGCGTCCCCGCCGCCGTGGTCGCCCCGCGCGACGGCGACGACGTGGCCGCGGTCCTCGGCGCCTGCCGCGAGCGCGGCGTCCCCGTCGTGGCGCGCGGCGCGGGGACCTCGATCGCCGGGCAGGCCACGGGAGTCGGAGTCGTCCTCGACTTCACCCGGCACATGAACCGCATCGTCTCCCTCGACCCCGAGGCGCGTACCGCCGTCGTCCAGCCGGGCGTCGTCCTGGACGACCTGCGTGCGGCCGCCGCCCGGCACGGACTGACCTTCGGCCCCGACCCCTCCACGCACAGCCGCTGCACCCTCGGCGGCATGATCGGCAACAACTCCTGCGGCTCGCACTCGGTCGCCTGGGGCACCACCGCCGACAACGTCGCGGCCCTCACCGTCCTCGACGGCACCGGCACCCGCCGCCGCCTCGCCCGCGGCTGGGACGGCGCCCCCGAAGGACTGCGCCCCCTCGTCGACGGCGACCTGGCGCTGCTGCGCACCGGCTATCCCGAACTGCCCCGCCGCATCTCCGGATACGCCCTCGACGCGCTGCTCCCCGAGAACGGCACGGACCTCGCCCGCGCCTTCTGCGGCTCCGAGGGCACGCTCGGCGTCCTCACCGAAGCCGACGTACGCCTCGTCGAGGCGCCCCGCGCGCGGGCGCTCACCGTGCTCGGATACGCCGACGAGAGCGCAGCCGCCGAAGCGGCGGCCGGACTGCTCCCGTACGGCCCGCTCACCGTCGAGGGCATGGCCGCCGACCTCGTGCGCGAACCCGCGCAGAGGAACGGGCTGCCCAGGGGCGGCGCCTGGCTCTTCGTGGAGACCGGTGGCGCGAGCCCCGCCGAGGCACGGGCGCGTGCCGAGACGATCGTGCGGGCCGCCGACGCGCTGGACGCCTCGGTCGTCGACGACCCGGCGGGCCAGCGGGCCCTGTGGCGCGTACGGGAGGACGCCAGCGGCACGGCGACCCGGATGCCCGACGGTGGGGGAGAGGCGTGGCCCGGCTGGGAGGACTGTGCGGTGCCGCCCGCCCGGCTCGGCGCGTACCTGCGGGACTTCAGGTCGTTGCTCGCCGACCACGACCTGCGCGGCACCCCGTACGGGCACTTCGGGGACGGCTGCATCCACGTGCGCATCGACTTCGACCTCCTCAGCCGCGAGGGCGTCGCCCGCTTCCGGACCTTCTCCGAGGACCTCGCGGAACTCGTCGTCGCGCACGGCGGCTCGCTCTCCGGCGAACACGGCGACGGGCAGGCGCGGGCCGAGCTCCTGCCGAAGATGTACGGCCCCGGACTCGTCTCCCTCTTCGAGCGCGTGAAGGACGTGTGGGACCCGGCGGGACTGCTCAACCCCGGCATGCTCGTACGGCCCGCGCCCCTCGACGCCGACCTCCGCTTCGCCCCCCTGCCGCGCGAACCCGTCGACGTCGTCTTCGGCTACCCGCACGACGGCGGCGACTTCTCGGCGGCCGTCAGGCGGTGCGTGGGTGTGGCCAAGTGCCGTACGTCGACGCCGGGTTCGCCGACCGCCGTGATGTGCCCCTCCTTCCGCGTCACCGGCGAGGAGGAACACTCCACGCGCGGTCGCGCCCGGCTGCTGCACGAGATGCTCGCCGGTGAGGTGGTGACCGACGGATGGCGCTCGACGGAGGTCAAGGACGCCCTCGACCTCTGTCTGTCCTGCAAGGGCTGCCGGTCGGACTGCCCGGTGGGCGTCGACATGGCCACGTACAAGGCGGAGTTCCTGCACCACCACTACGAAGGTCGCCGCAGGCCCGCCGCCCACTACACGATGGGCCGCCTGCCGCGCTGGCTGCGGGTTGTCGCGGCGACCCGCACGGCCGGGGTCGTCAACGCCCTCGCGCGCGTCCGCCCGCTGGCCGCGCTCGGCAAGCGGATCGGCGGGATCGCCGCGGAGAGGGACGTCCCGGAGGTGGCGCCGCAGACGTTCCGGCGGTGGTGGGGGAGGCGGGCGCGCGCGACGGCGGCCGTATCGGCGGGGCGGCCCGATGTCGTCCTGTGGCCCGACACCTTCACCGACCACCTCTCGCCCTCGGTGGGGCGGGCCGCGGTGGCGGTGTTCGAGGACGCCGGACTCGCCGTCGCGGTGCCGCCGCGTGGCGTGTGCTGCGGACTGACCTACGTGTCGACGGGCCAGCTCGACCGGGCCCGCGCGGTGCTGCGCGGCACGCTGGACCGCATGGAGCCGCTCCTGGACGCGGGCACGCCGGTCGTCGTCCTGGAGCCGAGCTGCGCGGCGGCGCTCCGGACGGACCTGGCCGAACTGCTCGGCGACGACCCGCGCGCGGGTCGGCTCGCCGCGTCCGTCCGCACGTTCGCCCAGGCCGTCGAGGAGCTGGCCCCGCGGTGGCAGCCGCCGCGCATCGACCGCGCGGCCGTCGGCCAGACCCACTGCCACCAGCACGCGGTCCTCGGCGACGCGGCGGAACGACGCCTGCGGACGAAGGCGGGCCTGACGGGCGAGCTGACCGGCGGCTGCTGCGGCCTCGCCGGGAACTTCGGCTTCGAGCGCGGGCACTACGACGTGTCCAAGGCCTGCGCCGAGGAGCAGCTGCTGCCCGCGGTGACGGCGGCGGGCACGGAAGCGGTGGTCCTGGCGGACGGCTTCTCCTGCCGGACACAGCTGGAACAGCTCGCGGGGGTACGGGGACGCCACCTGGCGGAGGTGCTGGCGGAAGCAATCGCGGCGCGGGCCACCACGGCCTCCCGGGACCAAAGTCCCGGAGACAGATGA